One genomic window of Candidatus Neomarinimicrobiota bacterium includes the following:
- a CDS encoding alpha/beta hydrolase-fold protein, with product MNKQRLFSRSLLIILILGLSTSPSFGKIHHLKIPSVALTDSNRIIVTTPDNFDVNKESGYPFIAMLHGWSGDETQWEDDADLQSLSNRYNILLVLPDGGYDGWWLDTDLVPGRNYASHIQQEIKIWMVLHFNGSPKASQQGIMGLSMGGFGAFVQALEHPGDYAAAASLSGVMDITRHQDGWGLIDVLGSFSGNRDNWEAHNPLHLAQKPAPSHGPALLLICGDDDFAFPENQAMAHQMKSLGYSARFQVEEGAHTHTFWKAHVGEAIDFIVSNFQK from the coding sequence ATGAATAAACAGCGTCTTTTTTCTCGATCATTATTGATTATTCTGATCCTCGGTCTATCAACCAGTCCAAGTTTCGGAAAAATCCACCACCTTAAAATTCCCTCGGTGGCACTAACCGATAGCAATCGCATTATAGTCACAACTCCTGACAATTTTGATGTAAACAAAGAGAGTGGTTACCCATTTATCGCTATGCTGCATGGCTGGAGTGGAGATGAGACCCAATGGGAGGACGATGCTGATTTACAATCTCTGAGCAACCGCTACAATATTCTATTGGTGCTGCCTGATGGGGGTTATGATGGATGGTGGTTGGATACTGATCTGGTTCCAGGAAGGAACTATGCTTCTCACATTCAACAAGAGATCAAAATCTGGATGGTCCTGCATTTTAACGGCTCACCGAAAGCATCCCAACAGGGTATCATGGGTTTGAGTATGGGTGGCTTTGGAGCCTTTGTCCAAGCCCTGGAACACCCCGGAGATTATGCGGCAGCAGCCAGCCTGAGTGGCGTTATGGATATCACTCGCCATCAAGATGGTTGGGGACTAATAGATGTGTTGGGATCGTTTTCTGGGAATCGTGACAACTGGGAAGCCCATAATCCCCTGCACCTGGCACAAAAACCCGCTCCCAGCCATGGTCCTGCACTCCTGCTGATTTGTGGAGATGATGATTTTGCCTTCCCGGAGAATCAAGCGATGGCTCATCAAATGAAAAGTCTGGGCTATTCAGCCAGATTTCAAGTCGAAGAGGGTGCTCACACGCACACGTTTTGGAAAGCTCATGTGGGTGAAGCTATCGATTTTATTGTCTCGAATTTTCAGAAATAA
- a CDS encoding alpha/beta hydrolase, producing MKTPFPTHFSVNSRGTARKGSLIFLHANSYSADLYQPFLEPLQNDYKILAPDLPGHGNSRWTGQIQDWADLADHFIKLLEQDPPAAPLIGMGHSIGAVVMMMMAIRKPDWFQRIILLDPVLLPKYILWIMQGLRFTSLTQIIPLAKAADRRKWLFPSRQEALEHFSRKKVFSRWEPRFLEAYVDTCFHPTSGNQYQLSCAPQLESSIYQSLPLNAWTLPKKLTIPTLYIIGKHSDTVNQRGFRRLGKLGGIHVVKSITGGHLFPFEKPIASMALIKDFLKQ from the coding sequence ATGAAAACACCTTTCCCAACTCACTTTTCCGTGAATTCCAGGGGTACAGCACGGAAAGGCTCCCTTATATTTCTACATGCTAATAGCTATTCTGCTGATCTCTATCAACCTTTTTTGGAGCCCTTACAGAATGACTATAAAATTTTAGCTCCTGATCTGCCTGGTCACGGGAACTCCCGCTGGACTGGACAGATCCAAGACTGGGCTGACCTGGCTGATCATTTCATCAAACTCCTGGAGCAAGATCCCCCAGCCGCTCCTTTGATCGGGATGGGACATTCCATTGGTGCAGTTGTTATGATGATGATGGCCATCCGCAAGCCAGACTGGTTCCAACGCATCATCCTGCTTGACCCTGTCCTCTTGCCAAAATACATCCTCTGGATCATGCAGGGGCTGCGTTTCACATCTCTGACCCAAATAATACCGCTGGCCAAAGCAGCCGATAGACGGAAATGGTTATTTCCATCCCGGCAGGAAGCATTGGAGCATTTTTCACGAAAAAAGGTGTTTTCACGTTGGGAACCTCGCTTTCTCGAAGCTTATGTAGATACTTGCTTCCACCCCACCAGTGGTAATCAATACCAGCTCTCCTGTGCTCCCCAATTAGAATCCAGCATCTATCAATCATTACCACTAAACGCCTGGACTCTTCCTAAAAAGCTGACCATACCAACACTTTATATTATTGGGAAACACTCAGATACTGTAAACCAGCGTGGGTTCCGGCGACTTGGTAAGTTGGGCGGAATTCATGTTGTCAAAAGCATCACTGGAGGACATCTTTTTCCCTTCGAGAAACCGATAGCCAGTATGGCTCTGATCAAGGACTTTCTGAAACAATGA